The proteins below come from a single Miscanthus floridulus cultivar M001 chromosome 1, ASM1932011v1, whole genome shotgun sequence genomic window:
- the LOC136491743 gene encoding histone H3.3-like yields MARTKCTARKSTGGKAPRKQLVRSIFVAARKTAPMTGGVKKPRRYRPGTVALREIRKYQKGAELLIRKMPFQRVVREIAQLHKSDLRFQSHAILALQEAAEAYLVGLFEDTNLCAIHAKRVTIMPKDVHLATRIRGERH; encoded by the exons ATGGCTCGTACCAAGTGTACGGCGCGTAAGTCGACTGGAGGAAAGGCACCAAGGAAGCAACTCGTTCGAAGTATCTTT GTTGCTGCTCGCAAGACAGCGCCAATGACCGGAGGAGTGAAGAAGCCTCGCCGTTACCGCCCTGGAACCGTAGCTCTTCG TGAAATTCGCAAGTATCAGAAGGGCGCCGAGCTGCTCATCAGGAAGATGCCCTTCCAGAGGGTCGTCAGGGAGATTGCCCAGCTTCACAAG AGTGACCTGCGTTTCCAGAGCCATGCGATCCTTGCTCTGCAGGAGGCGGCAGAGGCGTATCTCGTGGGTCTCTTCGAGGACACCAACCTGTGTGCCATCCATGCCAAGCGGGTCACCATCATGCCCAAAGATGTTCATCTGGCTACCAGGATCCGTGGCGAGAGGCACTAA